From one Mytilus edulis chromosome 1, xbMytEdul2.2, whole genome shotgun sequence genomic stretch:
- the LOC139524604 gene encoding uncharacterized protein isoform X2: MGGKLSCASRRYAERDSDFQPYTKGPIPKQNVEESEGENAQPWRFWRRFSLRRGDKGKRDLLHREDDEKYDASHKLFPDENCKRTNSLKPPPKPPRLFLFRSSSISTPRSSFVGPPDRNSFVMSQAYQSSRARDSNVPTAHVVPVQKENGTISKQLVNNNNIQNEIQKPDDEKPLINEFDTIMLGSPYSSSKIKIVTPDLNPRRTIGRSRKMSVDVSSSDSHRLVIQNASELLCQTLDPTILLDELSEKQVVSAIDYQAFKGHPDRRLVCESLMQSLMEGTLSQFTSFCDVLKSKLTYEDIAVILDVMKETYDIIFNIPVTGVCSTGIPDEDKSITFEIGYFNNQLGKLKPLVQLEKARDYKRYSRDSMLLKRSSRISYMSSSSDTTLIDEVAGLDLSVPMINISISGYSLRGSRAKAVATLIEKYDCILELHVGKTQMQGADIGTLAVGLPKSNISVLDLRLNSVGNDGAKLLSCFLQKNASIKNLNLSSTGVDSDGFKNICEALKHSTCINELDFSFLEVADSGCIAIGNMLKQNRSLTKLRLRSANISWIGCGILFEGVQQSKTLIELDMSRNFIGDDGIEMMCRHLNDKTSLLELNLENCGITASGCSLLADVIQSYKTIKNLDLSSNFIADSGISKLAASLERNKSIKTLGLNMCGITNDGFSKLLDVLECNPTITLMKLCYNRLGREFTNPAAASDDLRYRVRIVTSSNPKLKLLLWGNAFDDA; encoded by the exons ATGGGTGGAAAGTTAAGTTGTGCTAGTAGACGGTATGCAGAGAGGGATTCAGATTTTCAACCTTATACTAAAGGACCCATTCCAAAGCAAAATGTTGAAG AATCTGAAGGCGAAAACGCACAGCCTTGGAGGTTTTGGAGGAGATTTTCGTTACGGAGAGGAGACAAGGGGAAGAGGGATCTTCTTCACAGAGAAGACGATGAAAAATACGACGCTAGTCACAAACTATTTCCGGATGAAAATTGTAAAAGGACTAACAGCTTGAAACCACCCCCTAAACCACCAAGACTATTTCTCTTTAGATCTTCGTCCATAAGTACTCCACGTTCATCATTTGTTGGACCTCCGGATCGGAACTCTTTCGTCATGTCTCAAGCATACCAAAGCTCGAGAGCACGCGACAGCAACGTACCAACTGCGCATGTCGTTCCTGTTCAGAAGGAGAATGGCACCATTTCAAAACAGTTagtaaataataataacattcaaaatgaaatacaaaagcCAGATGATGAGAAACCACTGATTAATGAGTTCGACACAATAATGTTGGGGTCTCCATATTCatcttctaaaattaaaatagttaCACCGGACTTAAATCCACGGCGAACAATTGGCAGATCACGAAAAATGTCTGTAGATGTGTCTTCATCTGACAGTCATCGATTGGTCATTCAAAATGCCTCTGAACTTCTTTGTCAAACGCTAGATCCTACTATCTTATTGGACGAATTATCAGAAAAACAGGTTGTGTCTGCAATTGACTATCAGGCTTTTAAAGGCCATCCTGACAGACGATTAGTTTGTGAAAGTTTAATGCAGTCATTAATGGAAGGCACATTAAGTCAGTTTACTAGTTTCTGTGATGTTCTCAAATCAAAACTGACTTATGAGGATATCGCTGTGATTCTCGACGTTATGAAAGAAACATATGACATTATTTTCAACATTCCAGTCACCGGCGTATGTTCAACGGGTATACCCGACGAGGACAAGTCTATAACGTTCGAGATTGGATATTTCAATAACCAACTTGGAAAGTTGAAGCCATTAGTGCAATTGGAAAAGGCTCGAGACTATAAACGTTATTCTCGCGATTCGATGCTTCTTAAAAGATCTTCCCGAATTTCGTACATGTCATCGTCCAGTGATACCACTTTAATTGATGAAGTGGCAGGACTTGACTTGAGCGTGCCGATGATAAACATTAGTATTTCCGGTTACTCACTGCGTGGCTCTCGAGCTAAAGCCGTGGCAACACTTATAGAAAAATATGATTGCATTTTAGAACTTCATGTGGGAAAAACACAAATGCAAGGAGCTGATATAGGCACACTTGCAGTTGGTTTGCCAAaatcaaatatttctgttttagaTTTACGTTTAAATTCTGTCGGCAATGACGGGGCCAAATTACTTTCGTGTTTTCTACAAAAAAATGCAAGcataaaaaatctgaatttatcGTCCACAGGTGTAGACAGTGACGGATTTAAAAACATTTGTGAAGCATTGAAACACAGTACATGTATTAATGAATTAGACTTCAGTTTTCTCGAAGTTGCTGATAGTGGTTGCATTGCTATTGGCAACATGCTAAAACAAAACAGGTCATTGACAAAACTGCGTCTAAGAAGTGCAAATATTTCATGGATTGGTTGTGGGATATTATTCGAAGGTGTTCAACAAAGCAAAACACTAATAGAACTTGACATGAGTCGAAACTTTATTGGTGACGACGGCATAGAAATGATGTGTCGCCATTTGAATGATAAGACAAGTTTATTGGAATTAAATTTAGAAAACTGTGGAATAACAGCTTCCGGTTGCTCTTTATTAGCAGATGTTATTCAAAGCTATAAGACTATTAAAAATCTGGATTTGAGCTCCAACTTCATTGCTGACTCCGGTATTTCCAAACTTGCTGCGTCATTAGAACGCAACAAGTCCATCAAAACATTAGGACTGAATATGTGTGGTATTACAAATGATGGGTTTTCGAAACTTTTAGATGTTCTGGAATGTAATCCTACAATAACTTTGATGAAACTGTGTTACAATCGACTTGGTCGAGAGTTCACTAATCCAGCCGCTGCATCGGATGACCTCAGATACCGCGTGCGAATTGTAACATCTTCAAATCCAAAACTTAAACTTTTATTATGGGGAAACGCTTTTGACGATGCATAA
- the LOC139524604 gene encoding uncharacterized protein isoform X1: MTFCSVWVNVKHSLFGGSSYNCRRQEAAWSENWDSDEESEGENAQPWRFWRRFSLRRGDKGKRDLLHREDDEKYDASHKLFPDENCKRTNSLKPPPKPPRLFLFRSSSISTPRSSFVGPPDRNSFVMSQAYQSSRARDSNVPTAHVVPVQKENGTISKQLVNNNNIQNEIQKPDDEKPLINEFDTIMLGSPYSSSKIKIVTPDLNPRRTIGRSRKMSVDVSSSDSHRLVIQNASELLCQTLDPTILLDELSEKQVVSAIDYQAFKGHPDRRLVCESLMQSLMEGTLSQFTSFCDVLKSKLTYEDIAVILDVMKETYDIIFNIPVTGVCSTGIPDEDKSITFEIGYFNNQLGKLKPLVQLEKARDYKRYSRDSMLLKRSSRISYMSSSSDTTLIDEVAGLDLSVPMINISISGYSLRGSRAKAVATLIEKYDCILELHVGKTQMQGADIGTLAVGLPKSNISVLDLRLNSVGNDGAKLLSCFLQKNASIKNLNLSSTGVDSDGFKNICEALKHSTCINELDFSFLEVADSGCIAIGNMLKQNRSLTKLRLRSANISWIGCGILFEGVQQSKTLIELDMSRNFIGDDGIEMMCRHLNDKTSLLELNLENCGITASGCSLLADVIQSYKTIKNLDLSSNFIADSGISKLAASLERNKSIKTLGLNMCGITNDGFSKLLDVLECNPTITLMKLCYNRLGREFTNPAAASDDLRYRVRIVTSSNPKLKLLLWGNAFDDA; encoded by the exons ATGACGTTTTGTTCAGTGTGGGTAAATGTGAAGCATTCACTTTTTGGCGGATCTTCCTACAACTGCAGACGACAGGAGGCCGCGTGGTCCGAAAATTGGGATAGTGATGAAG AATCTGAAGGCGAAAACGCACAGCCTTGGAGGTTTTGGAGGAGATTTTCGTTACGGAGAGGAGACAAGGGGAAGAGGGATCTTCTTCACAGAGAAGACGATGAAAAATACGACGCTAGTCACAAACTATTTCCGGATGAAAATTGTAAAAGGACTAACAGCTTGAAACCACCCCCTAAACCACCAAGACTATTTCTCTTTAGATCTTCGTCCATAAGTACTCCACGTTCATCATTTGTTGGACCTCCGGATCGGAACTCTTTCGTCATGTCTCAAGCATACCAAAGCTCGAGAGCACGCGACAGCAACGTACCAACTGCGCATGTCGTTCCTGTTCAGAAGGAGAATGGCACCATTTCAAAACAGTTagtaaataataataacattcaaaatgaaatacaaaagcCAGATGATGAGAAACCACTGATTAATGAGTTCGACACAATAATGTTGGGGTCTCCATATTCatcttctaaaattaaaatagttaCACCGGACTTAAATCCACGGCGAACAATTGGCAGATCACGAAAAATGTCTGTAGATGTGTCTTCATCTGACAGTCATCGATTGGTCATTCAAAATGCCTCTGAACTTCTTTGTCAAACGCTAGATCCTACTATCTTATTGGACGAATTATCAGAAAAACAGGTTGTGTCTGCAATTGACTATCAGGCTTTTAAAGGCCATCCTGACAGACGATTAGTTTGTGAAAGTTTAATGCAGTCATTAATGGAAGGCACATTAAGTCAGTTTACTAGTTTCTGTGATGTTCTCAAATCAAAACTGACTTATGAGGATATCGCTGTGATTCTCGACGTTATGAAAGAAACATATGACATTATTTTCAACATTCCAGTCACCGGCGTATGTTCAACGGGTATACCCGACGAGGACAAGTCTATAACGTTCGAGATTGGATATTTCAATAACCAACTTGGAAAGTTGAAGCCATTAGTGCAATTGGAAAAGGCTCGAGACTATAAACGTTATTCTCGCGATTCGATGCTTCTTAAAAGATCTTCCCGAATTTCGTACATGTCATCGTCCAGTGATACCACTTTAATTGATGAAGTGGCAGGACTTGACTTGAGCGTGCCGATGATAAACATTAGTATTTCCGGTTACTCACTGCGTGGCTCTCGAGCTAAAGCCGTGGCAACACTTATAGAAAAATATGATTGCATTTTAGAACTTCATGTGGGAAAAACACAAATGCAAGGAGCTGATATAGGCACACTTGCAGTTGGTTTGCCAAaatcaaatatttctgttttagaTTTACGTTTAAATTCTGTCGGCAATGACGGGGCCAAATTACTTTCGTGTTTTCTACAAAAAAATGCAAGcataaaaaatctgaatttatcGTCCACAGGTGTAGACAGTGACGGATTTAAAAACATTTGTGAAGCATTGAAACACAGTACATGTATTAATGAATTAGACTTCAGTTTTCTCGAAGTTGCTGATAGTGGTTGCATTGCTATTGGCAACATGCTAAAACAAAACAGGTCATTGACAAAACTGCGTCTAAGAAGTGCAAATATTTCATGGATTGGTTGTGGGATATTATTCGAAGGTGTTCAACAAAGCAAAACACTAATAGAACTTGACATGAGTCGAAACTTTATTGGTGACGACGGCATAGAAATGATGTGTCGCCATTTGAATGATAAGACAAGTTTATTGGAATTAAATTTAGAAAACTGTGGAATAACAGCTTCCGGTTGCTCTTTATTAGCAGATGTTATTCAAAGCTATAAGACTATTAAAAATCTGGATTTGAGCTCCAACTTCATTGCTGACTCCGGTATTTCCAAACTTGCTGCGTCATTAGAACGCAACAAGTCCATCAAAACATTAGGACTGAATATGTGTGGTATTACAAATGATGGGTTTTCGAAACTTTTAGATGTTCTGGAATGTAATCCTACAATAACTTTGATGAAACTGTGTTACAATCGACTTGGTCGAGAGTTCACTAATCCAGCCGCTGCATCGGATGACCTCAGATACCGCGTGCGAATTGTAACATCTTCAAATCCAAAACTTAAACTTTTATTATGGGGAAACGCTTTTGACGATGCATAA
- the LOC139524604 gene encoding FERM domain-containing protein C-like isoform X3, which yields MSQAYQSSRARDSNVPTAHVVPVQKENGTISKQLVNNNNIQNEIQKPDDEKPLINEFDTIMLGSPYSSSKIKIVTPDLNPRRTIGRSRKMSVDVSSSDSHRLVIQNASELLCQTLDPTILLDELSEKQVVSAIDYQAFKGHPDRRLVCESLMQSLMEGTLSQFTSFCDVLKSKLTYEDIAVILDVMKETYDIIFNIPVTGVCSTGIPDEDKSITFEIGYFNNQLGKLKPLVQLEKARDYKRYSRDSMLLKRSSRISYMSSSSDTTLIDEVAGLDLSVPMINISISGYSLRGSRAKAVATLIEKYDCILELHVGKTQMQGADIGTLAVGLPKSNISVLDLRLNSVGNDGAKLLSCFLQKNASIKNLNLSSTGVDSDGFKNICEALKHSTCINELDFSFLEVADSGCIAIGNMLKQNRSLTKLRLRSANISWIGCGILFEGVQQSKTLIELDMSRNFIGDDGIEMMCRHLNDKTSLLELNLENCGITASGCSLLADVIQSYKTIKNLDLSSNFIADSGISKLAASLERNKSIKTLGLNMCGITNDGFSKLLDVLECNPTITLMKLCYNRLGREFTNPAAASDDLRYRVRIVTSSNPKLKLLLWGNAFDDA from the coding sequence ATGTCTCAAGCATACCAAAGCTCGAGAGCACGCGACAGCAACGTACCAACTGCGCATGTCGTTCCTGTTCAGAAGGAGAATGGCACCATTTCAAAACAGTTagtaaataataataacattcaaaatgaaatacaaaagcCAGATGATGAGAAACCACTGATTAATGAGTTCGACACAATAATGTTGGGGTCTCCATATTCatcttctaaaattaaaatagttaCACCGGACTTAAATCCACGGCGAACAATTGGCAGATCACGAAAAATGTCTGTAGATGTGTCTTCATCTGACAGTCATCGATTGGTCATTCAAAATGCCTCTGAACTTCTTTGTCAAACGCTAGATCCTACTATCTTATTGGACGAATTATCAGAAAAACAGGTTGTGTCTGCAATTGACTATCAGGCTTTTAAAGGCCATCCTGACAGACGATTAGTTTGTGAAAGTTTAATGCAGTCATTAATGGAAGGCACATTAAGTCAGTTTACTAGTTTCTGTGATGTTCTCAAATCAAAACTGACTTATGAGGATATCGCTGTGATTCTCGACGTTATGAAAGAAACATATGACATTATTTTCAACATTCCAGTCACCGGCGTATGTTCAACGGGTATACCCGACGAGGACAAGTCTATAACGTTCGAGATTGGATATTTCAATAACCAACTTGGAAAGTTGAAGCCATTAGTGCAATTGGAAAAGGCTCGAGACTATAAACGTTATTCTCGCGATTCGATGCTTCTTAAAAGATCTTCCCGAATTTCGTACATGTCATCGTCCAGTGATACCACTTTAATTGATGAAGTGGCAGGACTTGACTTGAGCGTGCCGATGATAAACATTAGTATTTCCGGTTACTCACTGCGTGGCTCTCGAGCTAAAGCCGTGGCAACACTTATAGAAAAATATGATTGCATTTTAGAACTTCATGTGGGAAAAACACAAATGCAAGGAGCTGATATAGGCACACTTGCAGTTGGTTTGCCAAaatcaaatatttctgttttagaTTTACGTTTAAATTCTGTCGGCAATGACGGGGCCAAATTACTTTCGTGTTTTCTACAAAAAAATGCAAGcataaaaaatctgaatttatcGTCCACAGGTGTAGACAGTGACGGATTTAAAAACATTTGTGAAGCATTGAAACACAGTACATGTATTAATGAATTAGACTTCAGTTTTCTCGAAGTTGCTGATAGTGGTTGCATTGCTATTGGCAACATGCTAAAACAAAACAGGTCATTGACAAAACTGCGTCTAAGAAGTGCAAATATTTCATGGATTGGTTGTGGGATATTATTCGAAGGTGTTCAACAAAGCAAAACACTAATAGAACTTGACATGAGTCGAAACTTTATTGGTGACGACGGCATAGAAATGATGTGTCGCCATTTGAATGATAAGACAAGTTTATTGGAATTAAATTTAGAAAACTGTGGAATAACAGCTTCCGGTTGCTCTTTATTAGCAGATGTTATTCAAAGCTATAAGACTATTAAAAATCTGGATTTGAGCTCCAACTTCATTGCTGACTCCGGTATTTCCAAACTTGCTGCGTCATTAGAACGCAACAAGTCCATCAAAACATTAGGACTGAATATGTGTGGTATTACAAATGATGGGTTTTCGAAACTTTTAGATGTTCTGGAATGTAATCCTACAATAACTTTGATGAAACTGTGTTACAATCGACTTGGTCGAGAGTTCACTAATCCAGCCGCTGCATCGGATGACCTCAGATACCGCGTGCGAATTGTAACATCTTCAAATCCAAAACTTAAACTTTTATTATGGGGAAACGCTTTTGACGATGCATAA